Within the Bacillota bacterium genome, the region TGCTCCAGGTATCCCTGCTCTTCGAGGTCAGCCATCTCGTTTCGGATCGTGGCGGGGCTCACCCCGAGCAAGTACTTGCGCGCGACGGTCCGGGAGCCGACCGGCTCCGCCGTCTGGATGTAATCGTCGATGATCGCTCGCAGTATGCGCTGCTTCCGATCCTCCACAGTGCCCCAAACCACCTATTAGCACTCAAGCGTCATGAGTGCTAATCCGCCCTCCAGATTAGCAGCCAGGGCGCGCCATGTCAAGAAAAGGCCGCCCCCTGCGATACCTTTATATTGGTTTTGAAGCAGGTGGTAAAGGAAGGGATGATGGCCTTGAACGGACGAACCTCGCCCCGCCCCGCAAGACGCCTCATGTCCACCCGCCTTGCTGCCGCCGGTGTGGCGCTCCTTGCCCTCGCGGCGGCGGTGGGTGCCGTCTCCGCCCCGGCGAGCGCCGAAGTGCGCAGCGTCGCCAGCTTTCACTTCGTGTTCGGCGCCGCCGGCTTCGACCTGGAGCGGGAGACCCGCGGGGGCCAGTCGTGGCTCGTGGGCGCCTCCCTGGCACCCGTCGGCCTTTACGGCGGCGTGCGCCAATACAGCCCGTCGGGCGCTTCCGACCGTGCATTTTGGACCGTCTACGGCAGCGTCACGACCCCGTCCGGCCCGGTGCGCCCTGAGACGCTGAGGCCTGGCATCTGGGCCGGGCTGGGCTACGAGATACGGCTCGACCCGCGGGTTCGGGGCACCGGGGAGGTGGGGTTCGGGCTCGTGGCTTCGCATGGGGAACTCTGGCCCGAGGTGTTCATCGGGCTCGCTCTGGGGTGGAAGCTCCCCCAGTGAGGGCGTGCTCGCCAGCACCACGAGCGGCGATCTCCCGGATGATCGCGTCGGCTACGAGGAAGCCCTCGTCGGTCAACCGGATGCGCCCGGCCTCGCGCAGGATGAGCCCGGTCTGTTCCAGGCGATCCCAGAGCGGGGCCGGGTACGCCTCCTCGGGCCAGCAGCCGAAGTCCGCGTAAAAGCGTTGCCGGTCTACACCTTCCGCCAGCCGCAGCCCCAGCATGATGCGCTCATCCATGAGCTGGCGAGCCGTCAGGCGTTCGACGAACGCAAAGCTCGCGCCAGCTCCGGCGGAGAAGCGCTCAGCAGCCCCGGCGTAGGCCGGCGGCGAGGCGACCGTGGCGAAGCGGAACTTCTCCCAGAACGAGTGGGCGCCCGGACCGAGCCCCAGGTAGTCACCGTGCCGCCAGTAGTTGAGGTTGTGCTCCGACTCGCAGCCTTTCCGGGCGAAGTTGGAAACCTCGTACCGCATCAGACCCGCCCGTGCCAGGTGGTCCACCACCGTGCGGTACATCTCGGCCTGGGCGTCCACGTCCGGCAGCACGAGGCGCCCCTGCTCATGCAGTTCGTGGAAGGGTGTACCCTCCTCAACCGTCAGGCAGTAGGCCGACACGTGCTCGGGATCAAACTCGTCCAGGGCGCACTCGAGCGTTCGGCGCAAGCTTTCAGGCGTCTGGCCGGGGATGGCGAAGATCAGGTCGACGTTCAGGTTCGCGACCCCGGCCTGGCGCAGCAGGCGAACGCTGCGGCGCACCTGGTCCGGCGTCTGGAGCCGCCCGAGCCGCTGCAGTTCCCCGGCATCAAGGCTCTGAACGCCCAGGCTGACGCGGTTCACTCCCTCGGCAAGCAGCACCTCCACTTTGGCCGGCGTCAGCGTCCCGGGATTGGCCTCCACCGTGACCTCGACCACGCCTTCGCATGGCAGCCGCTGCCGCAGGCCCGGGAGCAGGCGGCCGATCTGTTCGGCGGTGAGCACGGTGGGGGTGCCGCCGCCCAAGAAGAGGGTGCGAAAACGCCC harbors:
- the hemW gene encoding radical SAM family heme chaperone HemW — translated: MTDGLQAALVEAIREAPAWPFGLYVHIPYCPYRCPYCDFNAYRLSSRADSDAVVEAILREAEAWAALASRARGRFRTLFLGGGTPTVLTAEQIGRLLPGLRQRLPCEGVVEVTVEANPGTLTPAKVEVLLAEGVNRVSLGVQSLDAGELQRLGRLQTPDQVRRSVRLLRQAGVANLNVDLIFAIPGQTPESLRRTLECALDEFDPEHVSAYCLTVEEGTPFHELHEQGRLVLPDVDAQAEMYRTVVDHLARAGLMRYEVSNFARKGCESEHNLNYWRHGDYLGLGPGAHSFWEKFRFATVASPPAYAGAAERFSAGAGASFAFVERLTARQLMDERIMLGLRLAEGVDRQRFYADFGCWPEEAYPAPLWDRLEQTGLILREAGRIRLTDEGFLVADAIIREIAARGAGEHALTGGASTPERAR